One genomic region from Cellulomonas hominis encodes:
- a CDS encoding DHA2 family efflux MFS transporter permease subunit, whose amino-acid sequence MAGTGAAPALTLGTTAGRGTLLATVLGSALVFLDGTIVGIALPAIAEDLGATTAGLQWTVNGYALTLAALLLLGGSLGDRFGRRRVFVVGTVAFAAASVLCALAPTVGLLVAARALQGVGGALLTPGSLAILQGSFAEDDRARAIGAWSGLSGAAGAIAPFLGGWIVEQAGWRWVFGINIPLAALVVVVALRWVPESADPQASPRLDWLGTALAGLGLGALTWALTAWSERGALTGQVAAVGAVGVLALGGFVLAEARSDHPALPLRLFRWRPFAAVNLATLLIYAALTGIFFFLPVTLQVVTGWSPLAAGVAALPATLLMLLLSARGGALGARIGPRIPMTVGPLLAGAGALLLAGIGPGTSYVTGVLPGVVAVGAGLVLTVAPLTATALSAAPDHLAGVASATNNAVARVAGLLAVAVLPLVAGVGAGLSDPAVLADAHPRAMLACALLMAAGATVSAVAIPRTAAAVRPPDA is encoded by the coding sequence ATGGCCGGCACCGGAGCAGCGCCCGCGCTGACCCTCGGCACCACCGCGGGCCGCGGGACGCTGCTCGCGACCGTCCTCGGCTCGGCCCTGGTGTTCCTCGACGGGACGATCGTCGGCATCGCGCTGCCCGCCATCGCCGAGGACCTCGGGGCCACCACCGCCGGCCTCCAGTGGACCGTCAACGGCTACGCGCTGACGCTGGCGGCGCTGCTGCTGCTCGGCGGCTCGCTCGGGGACAGGTTCGGGCGCCGCCGGGTCTTCGTCGTCGGCACGGTCGCGTTCGCCGCCGCGTCGGTGCTGTGCGCGCTCGCGCCGACCGTCGGGCTGCTCGTGGCCGCGCGGGCGCTGCAGGGCGTCGGCGGCGCGCTGCTCACCCCGGGGTCGCTCGCGATCCTCCAGGGGTCGTTCGCGGAGGACGACCGCGCGCGGGCCATCGGGGCGTGGTCGGGGCTGAGCGGGGCGGCCGGGGCGATCGCGCCGTTCCTCGGCGGGTGGATCGTCGAGCAGGCGGGCTGGCGGTGGGTGTTCGGCATCAACATCCCGCTGGCGGCGCTGGTCGTGGTCGTGGCGCTGCGCTGGGTGCCCGAGTCCGCCGACCCGCAGGCCTCCCCGCGGCTGGACTGGCTCGGGACCGCGCTGGCCGGGCTCGGGCTCGGCGCGCTGACCTGGGCCCTGACGGCGTGGTCGGAGCGCGGGGCCCTGACCGGGCAGGTGGCCGCCGTCGGGGCCGTCGGGGTGCTCGCCCTGGGCGGGTTCGTGCTCGCGGAGGCCCGGTCGGACCACCCGGCGCTGCCCCTGCGGCTGTTCCGCTGGCGGCCGTTCGCGGCGGTGAACCTCGCGACCCTGCTGATCTACGCGGCGCTCACCGGGATCTTCTTCTTCCTGCCCGTCACGCTGCAGGTGGTCACCGGGTGGTCCCCGCTCGCCGCGGGGGTGGCCGCCCTGCCGGCGACGCTGCTCATGCTGCTGCTGTCCGCGCGCGGCGGGGCGCTCGGGGCGCGGATCGGCCCGCGGATCCCGATGACCGTCGGCCCGCTGCTGGCCGGGGCCGGCGCGCTGCTGCTGGCGGGGATCGGGCCGGGGACGTCGTACGTGACGGGGGTCCTGCCCGGTGTCGTGGCCGTGGGGGCGGGCCTGGTGCTGACCGTCGCCCCCCTGACGGCGACGGCCCTGAGCGCGGCCCCCGACCACCTGGCCGGGGTGGCGTCCGCGACGAACAACGCGGTCGCCCGCGTGGCCGGCCTGCTCGCGGTGGCGGTCCTCCCCCTCGTCGCGGGGGTGGGCGCGGGCCTCTCGGACCCCGCGGTCCTGGCGGACGCCCACCCGCGGGCGATGCTGGCGTGCGCGCTCCTGATGGCGGCAGGCGCCACGGTCTCGGCGGTCGCGATCCCGCGCACGGCGGCGGCCGTCCGCCCGCCGGACGCCTAG
- the phnC gene encoding phosphonate ABC transporter ATP-binding protein — protein MSGPASRVAEAGAGTDVPAPAPWPVRLRDVVVRYPNGVVALDGVSLDVAAGEMVAVVGLSGSGKSSLIRTLNGLVPVTSGTVEVGGHDVAAARGRSLRALRGEVGMIFQGFNLAGRATVLQNVLVGRVAHAPTWRTLLGAHTAADKAVACEALDRVGMLDRAWHRAAHLSGGQQQRVAIARALAQQPRAVLADEPVASLDPPTAHGVMADLRRINRELGITVVVNLHLLDLAREYGTRLIGLRAGTVVYDGPAAGASDAVFEDIYGRSIRPDDVLGA, from the coding sequence GTGAGCGGACCCGCGTCGCGGGTCGCGGAGGCGGGTGCCGGGACCGATGTCCCGGCGCCCGCGCCGTGGCCCGTCCGCCTGCGCGACGTGGTCGTGCGCTACCCGAACGGCGTCGTGGCGCTGGACGGGGTGTCGCTCGACGTCGCGGCGGGGGAGATGGTCGCGGTGGTCGGCCTGTCCGGCTCCGGCAAGAGCAGCCTCATCCGCACGCTGAACGGGCTGGTGCCGGTGACCTCCGGCACGGTCGAGGTCGGCGGGCACGACGTCGCGGCGGCCCGCGGCCGGTCGCTGCGCGCCCTGCGGGGCGAGGTCGGGATGATCTTCCAGGGCTTCAACCTGGCCGGGCGAGCGACCGTGCTGCAGAACGTCCTGGTCGGCCGGGTCGCGCACGCGCCGACCTGGCGCACCCTGCTCGGCGCGCACACGGCCGCGGACAAGGCGGTCGCGTGCGAGGCGCTCGACCGCGTCGGCATGCTCGACCGGGCCTGGCACCGCGCCGCGCACCTGTCCGGCGGGCAGCAGCAGCGCGTCGCGATCGCGCGGGCGCTCGCCCAGCAGCCGCGCGCCGTGCTGGCCGACGAGCCGGTCGCGAGCCTCGACCCGCCGACGGCGCACGGCGTGATGGCCGACCTGCGGCGGATCAACCGGGAGCTCGGCATCACCGTCGTGGTGAACCTGCACCTGCTCGACCTCGCGCGCGAGTACGGCACCCGGCTCATCGGGCTGCGGGCCGGGACGGTCGTCTACGACGGCCCGGCGGCCGGCGCGAGCGACGCGGTGTTCGAGGACATCTACGGCCGGTCGATCCGCCCCGACGACGTGCTCGGCGCATGA
- the phnE gene encoding phosphonate ABC transporter, permease protein PhnE: protein MTADVRATGPRVARAVLPPRPAGRWKAAAGWAAVLAITALTLAPGIGVEVDLGALVRNWQNGADKVLALLQPDWSFFPRTVAPLLETLQMAVIATAVSGVLALPLSLWAARTTDPNRVLRGSVRAVLNVVRAVPDLLYASVLVAMVGVGALPGILALVLFDVGIVVKLVSEQIEASDTGALEAGLAAGGTQTQVNRAVAVPDLLPGFVTQLLYVLELNVRASSVLGLVGAGGMGLLIDAVRSFYRYDQLSLIILEILVVVLVLEAVSSAARRRLV from the coding sequence ATGACCGCCGACGTCCGCGCGACCGGCCCGCGCGTCGCCCGGGCGGTGCTGCCACCCCGGCCCGCCGGCCGCTGGAAGGCCGCCGCCGGCTGGGCCGCCGTGCTCGCGATCACCGCGCTCACCCTGGCCCCCGGCATCGGGGTCGAGGTCGACCTCGGGGCGCTCGTCCGCAACTGGCAGAACGGCGCCGACAAGGTGCTCGCGCTGCTCCAGCCCGACTGGTCGTTCTTCCCGCGCACCGTCGCGCCGCTGCTGGAGACGCTGCAGATGGCCGTGATCGCCACGGCCGTGTCCGGCGTCCTCGCGCTGCCGCTCAGCCTGTGGGCCGCGCGCACCACCGACCCGAACCGGGTGCTGCGCGGGTCGGTCCGCGCGGTGCTCAACGTCGTGCGGGCGGTGCCCGACCTGCTCTACGCGTCCGTGCTGGTCGCGATGGTCGGCGTCGGCGCGCTGCCGGGCATCCTCGCGCTCGTCCTGTTCGACGTGGGCATCGTCGTCAAGCTCGTGTCCGAGCAGATCGAGGCGTCCGACACCGGCGCGCTCGAGGCCGGACTCGCCGCCGGCGGGACGCAGACGCAGGTGAACCGGGCCGTCGCCGTGCCCGACCTGCTGCCCGGCTTCGTCACCCAGCTGCTGTACGTGCTGGAGCTCAACGTGCGGGCGTCGTCCGTGCTCGGCCTGGTCGGCGCGGGCGGGATGGGTCTGCTCATCGACGCCGTGCGGTCGTTCTACCGGTACGACCAGCTGTCCCTCATCATCCTGGAGATCCTCGTCGTGGTGCTCGTCCTCGAGGCCGTCAGCAGCGCCGCCCGCCGGAGGCTCGTGTGA
- a CDS encoding amino acid deaminase — protein MLPDARALDALDTAALDAPADPDGVLRPDGPVGWLTAQIDADRARGTFGRWARSTVVDEHTGTPVLDRAVLAWLQRRAGLPVEFPGTDAGLAHVYGYLLSTAATPFGLKRDRWTGGALEPALGLEPGHLLPWRRPGGRTLLERVTDVVVPLLADPPAGALLVRDDPVPGTADALRTVVHRAQGVGGGALVYGLVGPGGTRPVTVFPVDASPRWLRETGSLLPAPRYNVLLG, from the coding sequence GTGCTCCCCGACGCCCGCGCCCTCGACGCCCTGGACACCGCCGCCCTCGACGCTCCCGCCGACCCCGACGGCGTGCTGCGCCCCGACGGCCCGGTCGGCTGGCTCACCGCCCAGATCGACGCCGACCGGGCGCGCGGGACCTTCGGGCGGTGGGCGCGGTCGACCGTCGTGGACGAGCACACCGGCACCCCGGTGCTGGACCGGGCGGTGCTGGCGTGGTTGCAGCGCCGGGCCGGGCTGCCCGTGGAGTTCCCCGGCACCGACGCCGGGCTGGCGCACGTCTACGGCTACCTGCTGTCGACGGCCGCGACTCCGTTCGGGCTCAAACGCGACCGGTGGACCGGCGGGGCGCTGGAGCCCGCGCTCGGCCTGGAGCCGGGGCACCTGCTGCCGTGGCGCCGGCCCGGCGGGCGGACCCTGCTGGAGCGCGTCACGGACGTCGTCGTCCCGCTGCTCGCCGACCCGCCGGCAGGCGCGCTGCTGGTCCGGGACGACCCCGTCCCGGGGACGGCCGACGCCCTGCGCACGGTGGTGCACCGTGCGCAGGGCGTCGGGGGCGGCGCGCTCGTCTACGGGCTGGTGGGACCGGGCGGGACCCGCCCCGTCACCGTCTTCCCCGTCGACGCCTCGCCGCGGTGGCTCCGCGAGACCGGGTCCCTCCTCCCGGCGCCGCGGTACAACGTGCTGCTCGGCTGA
- the phnE gene encoding phosphonate ABC transporter, permease protein PhnE — protein MTAPAAAPAVARPALLAPVLPPRPSRVGLRLLSGAVVAVVVLAFWSVDIAWERVTDLPGEIVRYLGLMFADPEWTRLPEALAQTWKSVAMAWLGTVLGIVVATPLSLVAARGYAPAPVRGALRLLFAVIRAVPEIIIAIVILSVTGLTPLTGALALAVNGVGTLGKWGYEAIEGIGTGAVEAVRASGGSGAQVLRWGVWPEVLPAFGSFWLYRFEINVRSSAVLGLIGVGGIGDMLTSYTQYREWSTVGVLLIVVVVVTVTIDAVSGALRRRIMEGARARAVQP, from the coding sequence GTGACCGCCCCCGCTGCCGCGCCCGCCGTCGCGCGCCCGGCCCTGCTCGCCCCGGTGCTCCCGCCGCGCCCGTCCCGGGTCGGCCTGCGGCTGCTGTCCGGCGCCGTCGTCGCGGTCGTCGTGCTCGCGTTCTGGTCCGTCGACATCGCATGGGAGCGGGTCACCGACCTGCCGGGCGAGATCGTCCGGTACCTCGGGCTGATGTTCGCCGACCCGGAGTGGACGAGGCTGCCCGAGGCGCTGGCGCAGACCTGGAAGTCCGTGGCGATGGCCTGGCTCGGCACCGTGCTCGGGATCGTCGTCGCGACCCCGCTGAGCCTGGTCGCCGCCCGGGGGTACGCCCCGGCCCCCGTCCGCGGCGCGCTCCGGCTGCTGTTCGCGGTCATCCGGGCGGTGCCGGAGATCATCATCGCGATCGTCATCCTGTCGGTCACCGGCCTCACCCCGCTGACGGGCGCGCTCGCGCTGGCCGTCAACGGCGTCGGCACCCTCGGCAAGTGGGGCTACGAGGCGATCGAGGGCATCGGCACGGGCGCGGTCGAGGCCGTGCGGGCGTCCGGCGGCTCCGGGGCGCAGGTCCTGCGGTGGGGCGTGTGGCCCGAGGTGCTGCCCGCGTTCGGGTCGTTCTGGCTGTACCGGTTCGAGATCAACGTCCGGTCCTCGGCCGTGCTCGGTCTGATCGGCGTCGGCGGCATCGGTGACATGCTCACCTCCTACACGCAGTACCGCGAGTGGTCGACGGTCGGGGTGCTGCTGATCGTGGTGGTCGTCGTGACCGTGACGATCGACGCCGTCTCGGGCGCCCTGCGCCGCCGCATCATGGAGGGAGCGCGTGCTCGTGCCGTCCAGCCCTGA
- a CDS encoding hydrolase, producing the protein MTRSDLLLLLDFDGTVAVGSGPVHAYARAAAGSLPPVAAAAFRDEAAAAIEAAEVPTAGTEAHALPLDGYDLVRLVAERHGVGPLALSAAYLASRHALGTADAPVAAPAGLAAVLAELRTEATVVLATNAPAIRLSPTLAGLGLGGLFDRVLTDVGKPGGLGAALDALGAAPHGPVRVLSVGDVWANDLAPVAARGHATALVSRRPPPEARPTWTVPDLPALYPALRSWVRSGGRTDPHPAVPSTPVRVPARATSEG; encoded by the coding sequence GTGACCCGATCCGACCTGCTCCTGCTGCTCGACTTCGACGGCACCGTCGCCGTCGGCAGCGGGCCCGTGCACGCCTACGCCCGGGCGGCGGCCGGCAGCCTGCCGCCCGTGGCGGCGGCGGCGTTCCGGGACGAGGCGGCGGCCGCGATCGAGGCGGCCGAGGTCCCCACGGCGGGCACGGAGGCCCACGCGCTGCCCCTGGACGGGTACGACCTGGTCCGCCTCGTCGCCGAGCGGCACGGGGTCGGCCCGCTGGCCCTGTCCGCCGCGTACCTCGCGAGCCGGCACGCGCTCGGCACGGCGGACGCTCCCGTCGCCGCCCCGGCCGGCCTCGCCGCGGTCCTCGCCGAGCTGCGCACCGAGGCCACCGTCGTCCTCGCGACGAACGCCCCGGCCATCCGGCTCAGCCCGACGCTGGCCGGCCTCGGGCTCGGCGGCCTCTTCGACCGCGTCCTCACCGACGTCGGCAAGCCCGGCGGCCTCGGCGCCGCGCTCGACGCCCTGGGCGCGGCGCCGCACGGCCCCGTGCGGGTGCTGTCCGTCGGGGACGTCTGGGCCAACGACCTGGCGCCCGTCGCCGCCCGCGGTCACGCGACCGCCCTCGTCTCCCGGCGCCCGCCGCCGGAGGCCCGCCCCACCTGGACCGTCCCGGACCTGCCCGCGCTGTACCCGGCGCTGCGGTCCTGGGTCCGCTCGGGCGGGCGCACCGACCCCCACCCCGCAGTCCCGTCGACCCCCGTGCGGGTTCCCGCGCGGGCCACGAGTGAAGGATGA
- a CDS encoding MurR/RpiR family transcriptional regulator, which produces MLVPSSPEVVAHPTVRIATALPAVLASERRVLEEVLAQPERLVESTAQELADRVGVGRSTVVRACQAIGYKGYPQLRVALAAELAHRDADVDYGSSALGRLRADIAALAAALPQVTAMLDEDTVERAVGVLTGSRRLLVLANGLSAPLATDMAMRLTAVGRPAEVVADSIGQQIAARGLRAGDGCVVLSGSGANEATLKVARAARQGGAALVVVTSFRGSPLAELADVELVVAPAAATFRHELERTSRIALAVLVESLAGIVAARSGSRAQAVHDDVLDILSENLAD; this is translated from the coding sequence GTGCTCGTGCCGTCCAGCCCTGAGGTCGTCGCGCACCCCACGGTGCGGATCGCCACCGCCCTGCCGGCCGTGCTCGCCTCCGAGCGGCGCGTGCTCGAGGAGGTGCTGGCGCAGCCGGAGCGGCTGGTCGAGAGCACCGCGCAGGAGCTCGCCGACCGGGTGGGCGTCGGCCGGTCCACCGTCGTGCGGGCCTGCCAGGCCATCGGCTACAAGGGGTACCCGCAGCTGCGGGTGGCGCTGGCCGCCGAGCTCGCGCACCGGGACGCCGACGTCGACTACGGCAGCAGCGCCCTGGGCCGGCTGCGGGCGGACATCGCGGCGCTCGCGGCCGCCCTCCCGCAGGTCACGGCGATGCTCGACGAGGACACCGTCGAACGCGCCGTCGGGGTGCTCACCGGGTCCCGCCGGCTGCTGGTGCTCGCGAACGGGCTGTCCGCGCCGCTGGCCACCGACATGGCGATGCGGCTGACCGCCGTGGGCCGGCCCGCGGAGGTGGTCGCCGACTCGATCGGGCAGCAGATCGCCGCGCGCGGGCTGCGGGCCGGCGACGGCTGCGTGGTGCTCAGCGGGTCCGGCGCGAACGAGGCGACGCTCAAGGTGGCGCGCGCGGCCCGGCAGGGGGGAGCCGCGCTGGTCGTCGTGACGTCGTTCCGGGGGTCGCCGCTCGCCGAGCTGGCGGACGTCGAGCTCGTGGTGGCGCCCGCGGCGGCGACGTTCCGGCACGAGCTCGAGCGCACGTCGCGGATCGCGCTCGCGGTGCTCGTCGAGTCGCTGGCGGGGATCGTCGCCGCACGGTCCGGTTCCCGCGCGCAGGCCGTGCACGACGACGTCCTCGACATCCTGAGCGAGAACCTCGCGGACTGA
- the phnD gene encoding phosphate/phosphite/phosphonate ABC transporter substrate-binding protein yields the protein MTMTKHALPGAALLAAAALTLAACSSGDAEASSTSAETPADPTSLTLALVPSQDQSGLVDTAKPLTDFLTEELGIEVTGVVSKDYQAAVEAMGADQAQIGFLPSLQLWQASDMYDASVVLQTERNGNISYPAQFMTNNPDKYCDDTPVERDGMLFCNGADALQGPAGLDSITKVEGAKVSVLGPASPAGYIYPVLALQEAGLDTDADIEQVPVTANDASVLAVYNGDAEVGFSFWDARTIVVKDTPDVGQKVVVFALTEEIPNDGVALAASLSPELQERITTALADYSETPEGSQVLTDIYSISKLAPADPSSLDVVARAAEKLGLQ from the coding sequence ATGACCATGACCAAGCACGCCCTGCCCGGCGCCGCCCTGCTGGCCGCCGCCGCGCTCACCCTCGCCGCCTGCTCGTCCGGCGACGCGGAGGCCTCCTCGACCTCCGCCGAGACCCCCGCCGACCCGACGTCGCTCACCCTCGCCCTGGTGCCGTCGCAGGACCAGTCCGGCTTGGTGGACACGGCCAAGCCGCTGACCGACTTCCTCACCGAGGAGCTCGGCATCGAGGTCACCGGCGTGGTGTCGAAGGACTACCAGGCCGCCGTCGAGGCCATGGGCGCCGACCAGGCGCAGATCGGCTTCCTGCCGTCCCTGCAGCTCTGGCAGGCCTCGGACATGTACGACGCCTCCGTCGTGCTGCAGACCGAGCGCAACGGCAACATCTCCTACCCCGCGCAGTTCATGACGAACAACCCGGACAAGTACTGCGACGACACTCCGGTCGAGCGCGACGGCATGCTGTTCTGCAACGGCGCCGACGCCCTGCAGGGGCCCGCCGGCCTGGACAGCATCACGAAGGTCGAGGGCGCCAAGGTCTCGGTGCTCGGCCCCGCGTCGCCGGCCGGGTACATCTACCCGGTCCTGGCCCTGCAGGAGGCCGGCCTCGACACCGACGCCGACATCGAGCAGGTCCCCGTCACCGCGAACGACGCCTCCGTGCTCGCCGTGTACAACGGCGACGCCGAGGTCGGGTTCTCGTTCTGGGACGCCCGCACGATCGTCGTCAAGGACACCCCGGACGTCGGCCAGAAGGTCGTCGTGTTCGCCCTGACCGAGGAGATCCCGAACGACGGCGTGGCGCTGGCGGCGAGCCTGTCGCCGGAGCTGCAGGAGCGGATCACCACGGCGCTCGCGGACTACTCGGAGACCCCCGAGGGCTCGCAGGTGCTGACCGACATCTACTCCATCTCGAAGCTGGCGCCGGCCGACCCGTCCTCGCTGGACGTCGTCGCCCGGGCGGCCGAGAAGCTCGGCCTGCAGTGA